The segment CGCAGACGGCGGCACGGCCGCCTCGCAGGAAGTGATCGTAGAACCGTAGAGGGCGGGGGCTCCGCCCCCGTCCCCCGCCCCCGCAGGCCGCCGACTACAGGTCCACGACGACGGTGAACGGCCCGTCATTCGTCAGCGAAACCTTCATGTCCGCCCCGAACCGCCCGGTCTCGACATTCGCCCCGAGCGCCCGCAGCTCCGCGCACACCGCATCCACCAGCGGCTCGGCCACATCCCCGGGCGCGGCCGCGTTCCAGGTGGGCCGCCGCCCCTTCCGGGCGTCACCGTAAAGCGTGAACTGGCTGATCACCAGCAGCGGCCCGCCCACGTCCGAGCAGGACTTCTCGCCCGGCAGGATCCGCAGGCTCCACAGCTTGCGCGCGAGCTGCGCCGCCTTCTCGGCCGTATCCCCGTGCGTCACCCCCACCAGCACGCACAGCCCCGGCCCGACGATCTCCCCGACCGTCTCGCCGTCGACCACGACACTCGCTTCACTAACCCGCTGGGCCACCGCACGCATGCGTCCATTCTCCTCACCCCAGGGGGCGCGCGGGCCGCGGGTCCGCGCACCAGTGCGCAGCGGCCGTTCGGGTGCAGAGTCGCTGCGCCCGGCGCCGCGGAGGTGGCACGATCGAATCCTGCCGTGACGAGGGGACGACAGACCAATGACCGAGATCATCCAGCCCCACCCCCAGCCCCACCCAGAGACAGGCCAGCGCATGCTCAAGGCACCGGGCCCCCGAAGCCCGTACAGCCCGCTCACCGAGACGGGGCCCACGCCGGAGCTGCCCGGCCTCACCCTGGACGGACTGCGCACCTTGCGCCGCGACGCCCAGCAGGAGGAGGCCGACCTCTCCTACCTGCGCCGGCTCCTCCAGGGCCGCATCGACATCCTCCGCGCCGAAACCGGCCGCCGCACCGCCCCCGACACCCCAGTACTCGACCGCCTCCCCGAGATCCTCACCGACACCCCCTCCGCCCACCGCTCCTCCGCTCGCCACGTCACCCTCGGCACCCCCGTCAGCGAGCGCTACCGCCTCCTCGCCGACGACATGCTCGCCGACGTAGAGCTCTCCGACCTCAGCGCCCGCACCGACGACGAACTCCACGACGCCATGGGCCGCCTGGTCCGCCACGAGCAGCAGGTCTCCCGCCGCCGGCAGACCCTGCAACGCACGGTCGACGGCTGCAGCAAGGAGATCGCCCGGCGCTATCGGGAGGGCGAAGCCCGGGTCGAGGACCTCCTGGCGGAAGACTGAGTTCCTGGCATCCTGGGGTCTATGCCAGGCCAGAGAAAAAGGAAGAGGAAGCGTCAGCAGCGGGAGGAGCGCGCGGGTCACTGGGAAGTGGTCTTCAACACCCAGGACGAGGCGGAATGGCTGGCCTTCAACCACCGCTTCATGTCCGGTCGTGAGGCCCCCGACCCGTCCATGATCCGAGTCGACATCTTCTGCGGACGCCTGGCGCAGCCGACCGGCTATCAGCTGAGCCTGTTCGTGCCCGCCTAATCCAGGTGCACCCGGGCGGCAGGCGTGCATATCGTGCGGGCATGACCCTCGACGTCCGCACCATCACCGACTCCGACGTCCCCCAGTGGCTGAGCGCCCTGAACGTCGGCTTCCTCCACGCCGCCACCGTGCCGGACGAGGAGGTCGAGATCCGTCGGGCGGGCCTCGACCTGGACCGGACCCAGGGCGCGTTCGACGAGGGCCGCTGCGTGGCCACCTTCCGCAGCATGCCCCGCGAACTCACCGTCCCCGGTGGCGCCCTGGTCGCGGCCGACGCCATCACCAACGTCTCGGTCAGCGCCACCCACCGCCGCCGCGGCATCGCCGGCCGCATGATGGCCAACGCCCTCACCGCGGCCAAGGAGCGCGGCGACGCCCTCGCCATCCTCATCGCCGCCGAGTACCCGATCTACGGCCGCTTCGGCTTCGGCCCCGCCACCACCATCACCGAGTGGGAGATCGAGGTTGCCCGCGCCACCAAGTCCGCCCCCGCAGTGGTCGAGCCCGGTCGCCTGGAAGTCATCACCCCCGCCGAGGCACTCAAGATCGGCCCCGAACTCCACGACCGCTTCCGCCGCCTCACCCCCGGCGCGATCAACCGCCTCGACCGCTGGTGGGAACTGAGCACCGGCACGGTCCGCATGCCCTCCGAGGACTGGAAGGAGCCCCTCTTCGTCGTCCACCGCGACGCCTCGACCGGACGCCCCGACGGCCTAGCCACCTACCGCGTCGAGGAGAAGTGGCAGGGCATGCTCCCCAACTGCCCCCTCACCGTCAGCCACCTCATCGCCGCCACCCCCACCGCCGAGCGTGCGCTATGGCGTTACCTACTCTCCGTCGACTGGGTCACCACCATCCACACCGGCCTCCGCGCCCCCGACGACATCCTCCTCGCCCTCCTCACCGACCCCCGCGCCGCCCGCGTCAGTCACTCCACCGACTTGATGTGGCTCCGCCTCCTCGACACCCCCCGCGCCCTCTCCGCCCGCACCTACGCCACCCCCGGCACCCTCGTCCTCGCCGTGGACGACCCCGCCGGCCACGCCTCCGGCACCTTCCGTCTGGAAGCCGCCCCCGACGGAACCGCCACCTGCACCCCGGCTCCCGATGCCGCCCCCGACCTCACCCTCACCGCCGCCGACCTCGCCACCCTCTACCTCGGCGACGCCTCCGCAGCCCGCCTCTCCGCCCTCGGCAACCTCACCGAGCACACCCCCGACGCAGCCGCCCGCACGGACGCCCTCTTCCGCACGCCGCGCCGACCGTGGTGCCCGGACATCTTCTGAGCCGGGTCTACGTCCACCACACCGACCGGATCGCGATCAGCACGAGCAGCCCGCCGACACAGAACGCCTTCGGCGACTGCACCTTCCACCCCACCGTCACCACGAACAGCCCGACCGCCATCAGCGGCCCGTAAGCCTGCTCCAACAACTGGCTCAGCAGCGCCAGCCCAACCTGAATCCACAGCATGAGCCCACCCCTTCCAGGTGGCACCGGAGCGGCGTTGTCGCGCCGACCGGTCTTAGCTGAAAGTAAGCGAGCTACGCGGCACCAACCACTGAGCGAGCACCGTGGGCCTGACTCAGTGTGATGGCGCTTGAACACACAAGGCCCTGCCCGGTATCGCCCACCTGATGCATGGTCGGGGAAGTGTCTACTCAACCAGCCGACCTGGCTCGTCCTATCCGGCCAGTAGTAACGCGATGACAACCAGGCCGATACAGGTGAATGTCGTGTTCCGGGCCTTGTGGCCCACCGAGAAGATCCCGAATGCGACAGCGCCGGCTGCCCCGTAGCGGTACTGGACGATCTGCTCGAAGGCGAAAGCACACAGAGCGAGAGCGGGCATCTCGGGCCCCTTCCTTGCGTGACGCCAAATCGCAGCCTCCCGCCCGTACGCCGTCGGACCGGCCGGACCTGCGAACCCCGTTGCATCAACATGCTCAACTCTGCATAGAGTTGAGCATGTTGACTGATTAGCTCTGTATTTGTTGTCCCCCTTGACTGGTACCCCGTAAACTTGAAGCAACCAACGCGCTCTGCCTGACCAAAAGTTGTACGCTGTACTCCATGACCGGTGATCGTCCAGTGAGCGGGGCAAAGCACACGTACAAGCGTGTTGCCGAATCTCTGCGCAAGGAGATCGAGAGCGGCGAGCTCGCCGCTGGATCCCAACTCCCCACCCAGTTCGAGCTGGTCGAACGCTTCGAGGTCTCCCGCGCCACCATCCAGCGAGCGCTCAAAGAGCTCCAGGAGGCCGGCTATGTCAACTCCGAGCAGGGGCGCGGCGTTTTCGTCGAGGAACACCCCGGATCAGCAGCCGATCCTTCGGTCAATGGCACCTCGTACCGAAAAGATTCCGCCACTAGTGGCACTGTCGACTTCGGCAAGGCCATCGAGGAGGCGTTCCGGTCCGACGATGTCACCATCGATGCCTTCTGTCTGACGACTCAGTCGCTCAACAGCGTCATCCTGATTCAGATGCAACGCATCATGTCGGGGCAGCCCGCCCCGCAGAGCATTCGCGTCCGCTTGCTCCTTCCCAGTCCGGACGCCTCCCTGGCCATCCCTCAGCGTGTCGACGAGCCCGAGGATGAACGTCCGCTCGACCGTCTGCGCCGGTTGACTAACATGCATGCATCTGGGCTAGTCAACTCACTCAAGGATCTGCGTGAGCGTGGCTATGTCCGCGACGTCGATATCACGGTGCGGTCCGTGAAGATCACTCCTGTGCACAAGCTCTACCTGCTCAATGACCGGCGGGCGATCTTCGGCTACTACCGCCTGATGGAGCGGGAACTGGGTGTGTCGGGGGGCGACACGATCCAGATCTACGACGTGCATGGGATCGACGCGAAGCTCTTCAATGCCGAGGGTGAGTTCTTCGAGGAGTCCCGGGACTGGTTCCAGTCAGTGTGGGAGACCATCGCGGAGGACCAGGATTCAGGGCCGTTCGAGTGAAGTACTCGGGAGAAGGCCCAACTGCGCCCGCGAGGGTGAATGCTGCCACCCGTACAGCCGGAACTATAGGAGTGGACTTGCAGCCCCCGGGTTACCCGCTAGGCTCGTGCCCCAAACCGGAACGGCGGTTGAACCCTTACGGGTTTGTCGGGGCTGCCTGTGGCTGGGCCGGTTCCCGGTGACGCCGTGAGAAGCCAGGAGCAGCCCTGTGGGTACTGCCATCCGCATCGACGAACGGTCGGCGCAGGACGGTGAATGTTGCGGTCGGGCGAGCGAGGCTCGGGGTGATGCCTACGAGTGGTTCGTCGATCACGCGAAGCAGTGCGGCAGGATGACCAGTGGTCATCACAACCTCAACTTCCTGATGCCCATCCTGCACGGCGACCTGGCCGAGCAACTCGGCCACCTCCCCAACAGCCCGGTGAAAGTCCGGGTGCCCATCCATGACGCTCTGCAGGTCGTCCCCCGTACGTGGCGCCACGAGGCGCGCTTGCTGTTCGCGCTTCAGGACTGTGTCCCGAATGTGCCGGCGCTGCTCAAGGGAGGGAGGGCCTCCTCTGTGCACGTCTATGTGGACGGCGTCACGCTCTCGACGGTCTGTCCGCCGGAGAAATGGGTCGACGACGTCTACATCCAAGCCCTGACCGACCTGTTCGGCGTGCTTGCCCAGGTGCGCCGCGAGGACCTTCCCCCGCTGCCGCTGCGCTGGCCCAGAACCGGCGACAGCAGCGGGTATCTGCGCCGACTGGCCCGCCTGACCGATGCCTGTGTGCGCCGTCCCAACTGGGGCCGTTTCGGCACCCTCCTCGCCTCGCTCGGCGTGCCGCCCAACACCATGCGGGCCTATGCCGAACGTGTCCCAGGCATGCAGCCCCGCCCCTACGCCCTGCTGCACACCGATCTTCACCGGGACAACCTCATCGTCACAGGGGATCCGGCTCGCCCACTATTCTTCCTGGACTGGGAACTGGCCTCGTACGGGGATCCTCTGCACGACCTGGCCACCCATCTGGTGCGCATGCGGTACCCGGACGACCAGCAGAGTGACGTCATCGAGGCATGGCGCGACGTCATGCACTCGGTACGGCCCGAAGCGGCAACCGGCCTCGATACCGACCTGCCGCGCTACATCGCCTTCGAGCATGCGCAATCGGTCTACCCGGATGTCATGCGTGCTGCGACACGGCTTCTGGGAGACCTGGACGTCAACAACCTCGATACCCAGGTCGGCGCGGTTCGCCATGCGCTGCTGAAGGCACAGAAGCCGCTTGGCCTCCGGCCGGTGGACGGCCGCAAGGAAATCAGAGCAGCGCTTCTGGACTGGCGCCGCGACCAGATGCGGATTCGCGGCGGGCGGGAGGCTCTTCGTAAATGGCGACGCGGACGGTTCTAGGCGGGTCAGCGAGGCCAGGCCGACCGGATCGCGATCAGCACGAGCAGTCCGCCGGCACAGAACGCCTTCGGCGACTGTGCCTTCCACCCCACCGCCACCACGAACAGTCCGACCGCCATCAGCGGTCCGTAAGCCTGCTCCAACGACTGACTCAGCAGCGCCAGCGCAACCTGAATCCACAGCACGAGCCCACCCCCTTCCAGGCGGCTGACAGCCGAGGGCATTTCGTCTCCGGAACGTCATCCGCCGGAATGGCTGGTCATTGCTATGCAACTCTCTTGCATGTTCAGCCAAGTTGACTGGTCATGCCCTCTCCCAGCTCTTTCCGTTGTCTGGATATCGAGAAACCTGGGTCAGTCAAGTCGCCTGATAGGTATGCGACTTGCCAACATTTGGGTAGGGACTGTTCGTGAGTCAGGGGAATGAGCTGTCCAATCACGCGGTCGCGCCCTACCGTCGCATCGCGCAAGAGCTGCGGGACCGGATCGAGTCCGGTCTTTACACGGTGGGGACACAGATCCCCACTCAGGAGTCGCTGGCGGCTCACTTCGCTGTGTCCCGTGTGACCGTGCAGCGAGCACTGCGCGAGCTCGTCGACGCCGGCTACATAGACTCACAACGGGGGCGGGGGTCGTACGTCCAGCCGCGGAGCGACGAGACGGTGCCCCGTGATCCACCTGGGACGTCGGGAGTCGCCCTGCCTACGCACATCGGTAAAGCCTTCGGGGCCAGAAGGGTCACTTTGGACGTGTTCTCCCTCACCACCGAGAGTCTGAATGCCGCGGTGGCGATACCGCTGCTGCGGATCAGGTCCGGCGAGATCAGTCCGGAGTCGATCGCCGTCCGGGTGCTTCTCCCGAATCTGGAGGAGCCGCTGGCAGTTCCCCGGAGGGTCGACGAACCGGACGACGAGCGTCCCCTGGCGCGGCTTCGGGAACTGGTCCGCAATCACACCGGAACCCTGGTGAGCTCGATCCAGGCACTGCCGGAGCTCGGTCTGGTCCCTGACGTCTCCGTTGAGGTCAGGTCTGTAGCTGCCACCCCACTGCACAAGGTCTACCTGCTCAATGAGACAGAAGTCCTGCACGGCTACTACAGCGTGGTTAAGCGTCCGGTGGCGTACCGGGGCGAAGAAATGGAGATATACGACTTCCTGGGCTTGGGCGCACTGCTCTTCCATCGTTCGGCCGCTGGAGAGCGA is part of the Streptomyces sp. NBC_01262 genome and harbors:
- the dtd gene encoding D-aminoacyl-tRNA deacylase, encoding MRAVAQRVSEASVVVDGETVGEIVGPGLCVLVGVTHGDTAEKAAQLARKLWSLRILPGEKSCSDVGGPLLVISQFTLYGDARKGRRPTWNAAAPGDVAEPLVDAVCAELRALGANVETGRFGADMKVSLTNDGPFTVVVDL
- a CDS encoding GNAT family N-acetyltransferase, yielding MTLDVRTITDSDVPQWLSALNVGFLHAATVPDEEVEIRRAGLDLDRTQGAFDEGRCVATFRSMPRELTVPGGALVAADAITNVSVSATHRRRGIAGRMMANALTAAKERGDALAILIAAEYPIYGRFGFGPATTITEWEIEVARATKSAPAVVEPGRLEVITPAEALKIGPELHDRFRRLTPGAINRLDRWWELSTGTVRMPSEDWKEPLFVVHRDASTGRPDGLATYRVEEKWQGMLPNCPLTVSHLIAATPTAERALWRYLLSVDWVTTIHTGLRAPDDILLALLTDPRAARVSHSTDLMWLRLLDTPRALSARTYATPGTLVLAVDDPAGHASGTFRLEAAPDGTATCTPAPDAAPDLTLTAADLATLYLGDASAARLSALGNLTEHTPDAAARTDALFRTPRRPWCPDIF
- a CDS encoding phosphotransferase family protein: MGTAIRIDERSAQDGECCGRASEARGDAYEWFVDHAKQCGRMTSGHHNLNFLMPILHGDLAEQLGHLPNSPVKVRVPIHDALQVVPRTWRHEARLLFALQDCVPNVPALLKGGRASSVHVYVDGVTLSTVCPPEKWVDDVYIQALTDLFGVLAQVRREDLPPLPLRWPRTGDSSGYLRRLARLTDACVRRPNWGRFGTLLASLGVPPNTMRAYAERVPGMQPRPYALLHTDLHRDNLIVTGDPARPLFFLDWELASYGDPLHDLATHLVRMRYPDDQQSDVIEAWRDVMHSVRPEAATGLDTDLPRYIAFEHAQSVYPDVMRAATRLLGDLDVNNLDTQVGAVRHALLKAQKPLGLRPVDGRKEIRAALLDWRRDQMRIRGGREALRKWRRGRF
- a CDS encoding GntR family transcriptional regulator translates to MTGDRPVSGAKHTYKRVAESLRKEIESGELAAGSQLPTQFELVERFEVSRATIQRALKELQEAGYVNSEQGRGVFVEEHPGSAADPSVNGTSYRKDSATSGTVDFGKAIEEAFRSDDVTIDAFCLTTQSLNSVILIQMQRIMSGQPAPQSIRVRLLLPSPDASLAIPQRVDEPEDERPLDRLRRLTNMHASGLVNSLKDLRERGYVRDVDITVRSVKITPVHKLYLLNDRRAIFGYYRLMERELGVSGGDTIQIYDVHGIDAKLFNAEGEFFEESRDWFQSVWETIAEDQDSGPFE
- a CDS encoding GntR family transcriptional regulator is translated as MSQGNELSNHAVAPYRRIAQELRDRIESGLYTVGTQIPTQESLAAHFAVSRVTVQRALRELVDAGYIDSQRGRGSYVQPRSDETVPRDPPGTSGVALPTHIGKAFGARRVTLDVFSLTTESLNAAVAIPLLRIRSGEISPESIAVRVLLPNLEEPLAVPRRVDEPDDERPLARLRELVRNHTGTLVSSIQALPELGLVPDVSVEVRSVAATPLHKVYLLNETEVLHGYYSVVKRPVAYRGEEMEIYDFLGLGALLFHRSAAGERPDPYDVAFVEQSKSWFESLWSTIAKPMRLFE
- a CDS encoding RsiG family protein yields the protein MLKAPGPRSPYSPLTETGPTPELPGLTLDGLRTLRRDAQQEEADLSYLRRLLQGRIDILRAETGRRTAPDTPVLDRLPEILTDTPSAHRSSARHVTLGTPVSERYRLLADDMLADVELSDLSARTDDELHDAMGRLVRHEQQVSRRRQTLQRTVDGCSKEIARRYREGEARVEDLLAED